tataaatattattgaaaatttaaatgattaataaACATGCACAacaaatttgatatttatagttcaaatttgaaaagagCTCTACATTTAGCTGATTGTTGGCtgaatttaaaacaaagtttGGCGAAATCGTGTTAAGCGTCTGTCTTAATCCCTGAAATGTTAAGCTCCGCAACATTTGGTTTTAATTCCTGCAGTGTCGCAATGGTTGTTCAGTTTCCAAACGATATAATCCATGCATCATCTCATGGCGGCAGTCCGATTAGACACGAGCCCCTCTGACTGGGTTTGGCCTTTTTCAACTTTGCACTCGAATGAATACGAAATTCACGCGAAATTCCCTGACAGAACCCACGACAAAGATAAAGTTTCCACCAGTAGCCCCACGCCGAAGGTCCCCCACTTGAATTATTATGTTATGGCTGCTGCTCTGGGTTGGGGGCGTTCTGTATTCCGTGTTCTGTGTCCCGAGCCCGAACCCGAAAAGTTTGCACCAATCATTGCTCAACCATTTGagtagaaattttaaatttattgctcTAACAATGCGACAGCAAACAATAACATTAACAAAGTAATAATTCAAGTCCCTTTAAATGATTTCAATTATTTGCCCAAAATGTGTGACGAGCGCCGGAAAGGATGGGCCGGCAATGCCATggcaaaaacccaaaaaccgaaatcagTTTATGTGGTTTACTGAACAGTTACACTAATTACCGCACAACAAAACTGTTGTAGCTCTCATTTATCGGTGTTGTTCTTGCACTTGTTGTACTTTCAGTTGTTGTCGGATTctgtttttataaacttttgcgggcaaatagtttttaattacGTAGATATGCTGGCAGcaagaaaaacaattgaaaatctAACGAGGGAATAAAGTTTAAAGCTGTTGGATTCCCATTACTAAGTCAGTTGTGGAACTCCTGATACCGAGTGAGGTATTACTTCGGATTTTGTAAATCATAAGTCTTAACCATGTCGTTAGATGTATGTTACAATTCCAAACAAAAACCTATTAACAAATATCTTTGGGACTTAAAATGGCCAtccttttgtaataaaatacaaatagaataaattatttcttgacataataagtattatttttgacttaatataaaaagtaaatatttggtCCCATATATCCATCATTTTGTTAACgcaactttttggaaattcaGGTTTAAATCAGTTGCAGTGCTGTGACGCTCTTGCTTTCAGACCATTTAAATCTGCTGTTAATAGGTGAACAATTGGAGTCAAGAAGTGTAGTTAAGTGCAATTAGCTCAGTCAGAACATAGTGCCAAAATGTATTGCGGTCAGCATTTGGCAAGCCATCTAATGTGGTTTACTTTCTGCGTGTGAGTCTCACATGTGTTTTACTAAATTTGTAACTTCGTAGAATCTGGGATGTGAAGAATCTGggtggaatttttaaatttttatataataagtaCCAAAGGTTAAGTTTACCGAATATTAGTTACTAGTATTGTAAGCCTTACTCTAACTTCCCATAATCGAGTTGAAACTTACGTCGAATCTTATTTATGCAGTGGTCCATGGTTGGAAACTTTGCagaaaaattaagttttttaaagccGACAACATCGGCTACTTAGGCGAAGCAACTGCCTGCAGCTGTGCAACTCGAgagtggaaagtggaaaaCTATTTCTGCGAATTGTTCCGGAGCGgagcatttaataaaaatgtaaacttgAGCGGAAACTCCACTGTAGTCCTCCGCCTCACAGACTAGCTCACTTTATGTTCGCTCTGTGTGAGCATTTGgcataatattatttacataATAAATACTTAGTTGTTATTTGTTGTGCTGCGCGTAAATTTGCCGCCCGAGGCGAGACAGCGGAACGGGAAGGCGACGCCCGAAACTAGGCAATCCAGCGATGTTGGCTGGGCGGGGGTGTTCTGAATGGGGGTGGTGCTGTGGGGCACTGAATGTATAATGTGGGCGGCATGACTCGGTAATTCCAGGCCCATCTGCGGGATTTTATGCTCTAATAAAATTGCAATGTGGCCGCGAGCTTAAAGCTTGATTGGATCAAAATAAGGACTGAAACAGTGACCAGTACGCCAGCTAAAGGCCAAGTACAGTAAATACTAGAACTCACTCAAGACCAACGGAAATAACATTACCAAAAGGAAATATAGCTGCTGTTTATCGCTTGAACTATTACCAAATGCATTATATTTTGTGGATATATTTAAGCAAGATATCgcaaaaagtgtttttaattttttaatcgcTTAGGTAAAATTTTGACTAACATCTTCATTCGATTGCTGTAAAAAATAAGGGTCGACCTAAACTACCATTGTTTTTTATACTGCTCGAGGGATACTTCTCCAGGGCCCAGAACGACAACCATGAGTAGACCTCCAACCACCGATAAGGTGTGGAAGCAATTGTACTTGAGCAAATCCCTTGAATCTCCATCGGCGACCCACCAGGCGTTTGTGGTCACATTCCAAGCGGTCAGAACTAGCGAAAGACACAAGGCAGCCAGTCGGGTTCGATAGCCCATAACGATGAACGTCATCAGGATCAGGCCAAAACAGTTCAGGACCATGGCGGCAATGGTGAAGTACTGCTGGAATAGGGTCAGATACATAAGGGCCAGCAGGATCCTTCCGGTGAGCTGCATCAGGTGCTGGGATCGGCGGCTCACAACAAAAGGTAGTCCAGCTCCGGCTCCGTAGATCCGACTGGCCACCTCCTCCTTGTTTTCCACATGCAGAAGCAGTAAGCCCCCAAGTAGCGAGAAATTCCGGAGCAGCAGCTTCAGTTGAAGGGGTACTTCATATATGTGAACCTTGGGCAAAGTAAAAGTAGCTTTAATAGAAAATGTCTCTTGAAGAAATGGTTTGAAATGGATTATGTGCAAACTTCTGTAATTTTTCTGAATCTTAAATGTGAAATAGGCAAAGTTtattaaagcttaaaaaattctacatttttgGGGAAGCGAAGGACCTTTACCTGGAGCAACACTAGGCCGGTCAGCAGGGTGACCGCAAAATTAGTAAACAGATGCAGGATGACCAAAGCAGAACCCACCAGCTGGCCCACTAAATTCAGCAGGATTATCGCCACTGCTATTGCTGCGGAGCACTGGTGGCGGTCTTGGAGGAAAGCCAGTTGCTCTACCCACTGGAACCACATGCGCAGTCCGTCCTCGAAGAAGGTGGCAACCAGGCAGATGCGGGCCACCGAGGGCAAAACGGGACGGCAACGCCGGGTGACCTCCTCCCCCAGATCCTCCGCCCTACGCATCCAGCGGGTCTCCGTCTGGGTCACCAGCATGTCCTGAGATTCCTGCTCCAAGCCGCAAACTCCACTTACAAGCAAAGTGATTTCTCTCGGCGTCCCAGGCTGACAGTCGTGGCAGTGATAACAAACGGCCAATGCCAGGCTGAGTAATCGTTACGGTCTGTCTGTAGTCTGTGGCACATCTTGAAAAGATTGCTCTGTTACGGGGCGTCCTCTTCCGGGCACAGCTGCCGTCTTGGGAATTTCATATTATGTATACTTCCCTTTttaacatacataaatattttgtcatttttataaaaattattattgacATTATTTCTAAGActtttttaaagtgaaaaataaattgttttatcttaataaaaaatttaatatgaaataacaACAACTTCTGATTGCCCATGCAAGAAACTCAGGATTGCACAATATTGTCTAGGGTTCCATGAAAATCAGCTTATAAAAGTAGAGCTGTTGTTAATTTAGTCtatgaaattataaatacctataggtaaacattttgaaacacgcgcggatccacggggggaTATGGGATATATATCACCCTCCACTtaggtgaaaaatgaaaggaattaaaaaagtatgcaacaaaaaaattgttctgatatcacccccacaacaaaatccttGATCCGCCactgtttaaaaataagtattagATGTTTATCTCACATGTAcgaatcgaaaatatcgagTCAAGTTAATCTAATAATTCATTTTGTTCATCATCTATCCATATATTCTTCAAATACCatcaacaaattattttataaattgaattcagttttttgtaagtttcccTTTCATAATTACCGCTTGAGCACCATTCCCCAGTGCACAAAGAACTGCAGCTGGTGtgacaaaatataaattcacaCAAAATTACCCCACATCAATTGGGAGATTATGCGCACGGAAAAAACAATACAACGTCCAAAAACCCCTTAAACACTTGACCTGAAACGCAATCGAACCAAATGCCCTaagcaaataaatttgcattttccatGATGAATTGCAATATGCTGCTGCAAATgcatatattttctaaaatattttgcaatttgtCAATTATAACGCAAAAAGCTTTAACTAATGCTCTTAATTTTATGGTAGGAGATAAACAAACAGTTTTTTCGATAGCTTatatgaaaacaagaaaggaagctaccttcggccagccgaagcttatatacccttgtagataaaagaatactcactcggtgcagttccagggattccagattcagcgtttcgatttatttcaattttgtttttaagtagtcaagaatcaaaacgcctacttcctacaaagttacaatgaattttcttatatttgtttgggagccttaagatatagtggtccgatccggctggctccgacatatgtactacctgcaatagaaagaagaccttcgggaaagtttcatcgcgatagctttaaaactgagagactagttcgcatagaaacggacagacggacagacggacagacggacatggctagatagactcggctattggtgctgatcaagaatatatatactttatgtggtcggaaacgtctccttcactgcgttgcaaacatctgactgaaattataataccctctacaagggtataaatatgataCCCtatgacaatttttggcatgCTCTGTTTCAGATTAggattttttcattatttaacttttggtttttcgtagataaataattttaaaaagtgttttcACTTGTTTTCTGAATAGCACAAAATAGCACATTatcttaaagtaaaataactaaaatttttataacttattctAATTGTAAtagatttgaaataaattttttatttgtaaatgtataatataaaaccaaataacTTCAGTAGGCAAGTAATTCTTTTAAATGCGTAGCAAATAGGGTATTTCATTCGCCgcattttgtcaaaaactttcCCCAACCATCAACTGACAGCTGCGCCTCgtttgtttgtcagtttggCCGAAGcctgaaataattatttgtgcAGTAAAACTTCGATAAGGTCCGCCAACTGATGTGCTGCTCATCATTCTTGACCTATTTTGCAGCGCTGGCAGCCACGGCCACCCCGATGGAGAACGCATCCCTAATTGCTTCGCCGGCGACGGGGACAAACACAATGGCAGTGGACGCGGGACCGGGCTCGACGGGATCTCCTGTCCTGATGCTAGGCGATGGCCAGCACGAGGAGGAGGACACCACGGTGGTGGATTCTTGGAGCGACAGGCCCGACACTGCTACGCTGACAAAGGGCTTCTCGATTCCCACGTATTTGCCGCCCTTTCCGGACTTCATCCCCGCCGATTTGCCGCACCTGCAGCGGAATGGCTCCTCTCGAGCTGCGCCTCCTGCAGACAACAGGCCATCCGGCAGTGCGATGCCACCTAACGAGCAATCCCGTCTGCACGCATACGACAGCGAACAAAAGGCCCAGCAGCTGCGGCGCGAAAAGGAGCTGGCCAAGGAGCGGGAGCTCCTGCCACGTCGTCAGCTCAGCCTGCCCCCGCTGAATGCCACCGTCCAAGCTGGCCAGCACGCCTATCTGCCCTGCAAGGTGAGTAACTAAGGGGTCTGATGGGTTGATAGGATGATAGGCCAAATGGGGACAATGGGGAGCCATCCAGTTGAGTGGCGTAATTGAAAGCGGCGAGTGAGCAGGCCACATTGAGAAGCAGTCCTTCGTATTCCGAGAACATTGCtacaaaatagaaatatttgttttgtctAATCTAAAGATGCATCAcgggtatatttaaaaaaatattttttatgtagattttgtttttttaccatttttatttaatggttCAAAATTAAAGTTCTTAGGTTTCAATGCCAACGtggtatgacattctatatttctCGTTGTACTGCACAaaatactgattttattgGTTTGCAAATAAGGACAAAAACTAGATCTAAtctaaataaatcaacaatttattttataattattttaatattataatgtgTGGGACTAGTTCACCCAGAAAAATTACCGTTCAAAAAATACatgatattaaaaatgtaccttactttttattttaagatagAGCACTAAAGGCTACCCATACTTTTTCCTCCTGTAGCTCAACCAGCACTCCGGTAAACCACTCTCCTGGGTTCGTTTACGGGATGAACATATCATTGCGGTGGATCACACAACCTTCATCAACGATGCCCGGTTCGCCTCGCTGCTCCAGTCGTCCACCTCGACGACAATTGTATCAGGGGCAGCGCTTTCATCCTCGGTGACGCCCTCGGTTGCCCCGGGAAACGGGTCTGCCAATGGGGGAGCGGGTGGTCAGGAGAGGGGCAACAACGGCAGCAGCCTCAGCTGGACGCTGCAAATCAAATATGTGAAGCTGGAGGACGCCGGCTGGTACGAATGCCAGCTGGCAACGGAGCCCAAAATGAGCGCCAAGGTGCAGCTGTTTGTGATAAGTAAGTGAAACGACTGCTAGCAGACAAATTGGCCCACACCGAAAGAAAGTGTTATGGGTGAattatattcaatttattatttttccaacaATACTTCGTATTgtgttaatataataatatagtttACAAAAGCTAGGGCGAAGAGTCATAAATGGCTAAATTCTCATCCCATAACAgtattgaattattttgattcttttaaatattattgatcaataatttaaatgttaattatgATAATGCTTATTGTGGTCCATTTAGTACAGTTACAAAGCACTTTAATCAAGTGTCAAGTTCTTTTTCCATGAAATAGAGCTTCTTAAAGAGTCCAAATATGCGGTGTGTCAAGCAGAGATTCCTGAAACACCACCAAACAACGTTTTAAAGGGACATGATTTCACAACCGTTGAGTACTAACCCTTTATCCACACCAACAGCACCCCGAACCGAGCTTATCGGTGATCGGCAGCGCTTTGTGAAGGCCGGCAGCAAGGTGGAGCTGCACTGCATCGTACGTGGCACCCTGGAGGCCCCCAAATATATATTCTGGTACCGTGGCGACCAACAAGTAACTGCCGACAACGAGGCCAGCGGTGCCCAGAGTGGATGGTACACGCAAATCGACAGGAATATCTTCGGCAGCACCGAGCATAATCGGAACACGGTGAGCGGATTTGGGCAACACTAGAATTCTTAAGAGGATTTCTCACGAATATCGATTTTACAGATTGGTTCACTGGTCATCCCGCTAGTGCGCAAGATTCACTCCGGCAACTACACATGCGAGCCGGAAAACAGTGCGGCAGTATCCATGCAATTGCACGTCCTGAGCGGTAGGTGACGCAAATCTGTTACATCTTATATTTTcccttgggtttataaagaaTCTGGGAAAAATTATTCttctaataaaatatgaatagTATTATTTGGAACAAccaaacaacatttaaaactttgttagattgagaaaatattaattatttcaacATATAGTTATTGacgaattttttatttcagggGAATACTCCGCCTCTGCCATAAAGTCTACAGCTGCCGGCCTCCATAGACTGGGTCACGGATACAGCAGTCTCCACCAGTGGCTGATTTTTCTTCTGGTGGCCCTGAACAAAACATGAGTGGTTCTGAAGGCAATCCTACCATGGAGAGCGCTGGAATTATTAACCGATCGGTGTGGTTCGTCTAAGACATTAGTTTAATTTCTAGGTAAATTGCACTTACACTCAAACGATGATATGGTTTATTCTGCTGACACTTCTTAAAGTCTAAGCTCAACTTTCCGAATATAAACCACATTTTTATACAAGTTCTAGACTAACAATGTTTTCCTTTACTCTAGTATTTAGGTCTAGTTCACTAAGAATTACACTAAGCATCTAATTCCGAGTAACGaacatttatttgttatttgagTAAATAAAGCCTGAGGCGTCTTATGTAAGATATGACTAAACTGATTGTTTATATATGTgagtgtattttaaaataattatggtgagtttttattgttaaattgcTTTTCTATAATCCCAATGTTCTATTatacggacagactgacaaacGGACAGTGATCATGATCAAGAATTAACATACTTAACAAAGTTCTTTTTACCtgttacattattttttacgttttttctttaaattctcTAATACTATTGAATTCGTATTTTGTTTAAAGATAAGATTGAATCCGTACTGCTATTTAAGTGGTTCACCTTTCCATCATCATTAACAACACCATTATCATTTATTGCCCGGCGTTGCACTttgatttacattttatatggCCCTGCTAATGTCCAGATACGGAATTATAAGTAGCGCCTTTAAGTTCCTTCCTAATGCTCTTACCCCTTCCGTAGTCCAAGCTTAGCATCTTAACCCCAATCCTCACTTATTTAAATGGGATTCACCCCTCACAAAGCTACCCCTCTCTTAATTTCTTGCCGGAAAATTAtctgtatattttaaaatgcaaatacaaGAA
This portion of the Drosophila takahashii strain IR98-3 E-12201 chromosome 3R, DtakHiC1v2, whole genome shotgun sequence genome encodes:
- the LOC108066152 gene encoding surfeit locus protein 4 homolog — translated: MLVTQTETRWMRRAEDLGEEVTRRCRPVLPSVARICLVATFFEDGLRMWFQWVEQLAFLQDRHQCSAAIAVAIILLNLVGQLVGSALVILHLFTNFAVTLLTGLVLLQVHIYEVPLQLKLLLRNFSLLGGLLLLHVENKEEVASRIYGAGAGLPFVVSRRSQHLMQLTGRILLALMYLTLFQQYFTIAAMVLNCFGLILMTFIVMGYRTRLAALCLSLVLTAWNVTTNAWWVADGDSRDLLKYNCFHTLSVVGGLLMVVVLGPGEVSLEQYKKQW
- the dpr16 gene encoding uncharacterized protein dpr16 isoform X1 produces the protein MPSPNKMSWREKECCAGRGATILAGRNPGTASILLAFLAAVSFRGMRAPLAATATPMENASLIASPATGTNTMAVDAGPGSTGSPVLMLGDGQHEEEDTTVVDSWSDRPDTATLTKGFSIPTYLPPFPDFIPADLPHLQRNGSSRAAPPADNRPSGSAMPPNEQSRLHAYDSEQKAQQLRREKELAKERELLPRRQLSLPPLNATVQAGQHAYLPCKLNQHSGKPLSWVRLRDEHIIAVDHTTFINDARFASLLQSSTSTTIVSGAALSSSVTPSVAPGNGSANGGAGGQERGNNGSSLSWTLQIKYVKLEDAGWYECQLATEPKMSAKVQLFVITPRTELIGDRQRFVKAGSKVELHCIVRGTLEAPKYIFWYRGDQQVTADNEASGAQSGWYTQIDRNIFGSTEHNRNTIGSLVIPLVRKIHSGNYTCEPENSAAVSMQLHVLSGEYSASAIKSTAAGLHRLGHGYSSLHQWLIFLLVALNKT
- the dpr16 gene encoding uncharacterized protein dpr16 isoform X2, yielding MENASLIASPATGTNTMAVDAGPGSTGSPVLMLGDGQHEEEDTTVVDSWSDRPDTATLTKGFSIPTYLPPFPDFIPADLPHLQRNGSSRAAPPADNRPSGSAMPPNEQSRLHAYDSEQKAQQLRREKELAKERELLPRRQLSLPPLNATVQAGQHAYLPCKLNQHSGKPLSWVRLRDEHIIAVDHTTFINDARFASLLQSSTSTTIVSGAALSSSVTPSVAPGNGSANGGAGGQERGNNGSSLSWTLQIKYVKLEDAGWYECQLATEPKMSAKVQLFVITPRTELIGDRQRFVKAGSKVELHCIVRGTLEAPKYIFWYRGDQQVTADNEASGAQSGWYTQIDRNIFGSTEHNRNTIGSLVIPLVRKIHSGNYTCEPENSAAVSMQLHVLSGEYSASAIKSTAAGLHRLGHGYSSLHQWLIFLLVALNKT